TGACCGATCCCGCCACCCGGGACATTCTCCTGACTTTCGAACACGCGCGATCCCGGCTGTTCGGGCGCCTTGAGGGCCTGACCGACGCCGAGTACCACTGGGAGCCGGTCAGCGACTGCGTCGGACTGCGCCCCGGCGACGACGGTGTCTTCCGCGTCGACGCGGTCTTTCCGGAGTCGAGCCCAGATGCACCGGACCCCGTCACCACGATCGCCTGGCGTATCTGGCACATCGGCAACCTCTGCCTGCGCGGCTATGTGATCTACTTCTTCGACGATGCCCCGGAGTTCGGCGACCGCGACGCGTGGCCGGGCACCGCGAAGGAGGGCCTCCAGGCGCTCGCCGAGGACTGGGAGCACTTCACCTCCCGCCTCGCAGCCCTCGACGACGAGCGCCTGCTGGCGCCGATCGGCATGGGCCCCGCCGAGAGCACCTACACCTACCTGAAGCTCGCGCTGCACGCCCTGGTCGAGGTCTCGCATCACGGCGGCGAGATCGGCCTGCTGCGCGACCTGTACATACGCCAAGGCGTCTAACACGGCCTCCGTCTACCCACCTGATCACACTCTGCGACCGACATTAGTGTCGCGGCCCACTGACACTCTCCTGTCGCTCAACAGTATCGCCGTTTCGACGGCTTTCCGGTCCGGGATTTCGTTCCCGTCCTAGCCGAACGCGTGGCCCGCAGCGAGCTGACCAGCCCGCCGGAGGCGTCCCCGGAAACCCAGGCGCCTCCGTACGTCGCCAACGGCGGCAAGGTCGTGCCCGGCGCCGCCGCGGAGAAGGCCGTGCTGCCCCTGGTGACGCCGCTCTTCACCGGCCAGGGGTAGACCGACAACACCTCCGAGGGGCCGTTCGTGGAGTACCTCACGGTGGGCATGGGGCCGTCGCCGATGGTGTGGATCTACGAGGCGCAGTTCGTGGAGGCCGCCGCCCACGGGCAGGTCAAGCCGGGGATGGTGCTGCTGTATCCGTCGCCGACCGTGCTGTCCAAGCACACGCTGGTGCCGCTCAAGCCCTCGGGCGACCGCCTCGGACGGCTGCTCAGCACCGACCCGCGACTGCAGCGGCTGGCCGCCGAGCACGGGTTCCGCTCGAACGACACCGGCAGCTTCGCCGAGGTCGCCGCCGCTCACGGCGTACCTGTCGCGAAGGACCCCATCGACGTGGTCGACATCCCCTCCTACGACACCCTCGAGCACCTCCTGGAGGGCGTCGCCAAGTCCTACGGCTGATCGCCGCGGAATCCTGACGCGCCGCCGCCGGGCGGCGCGTCCCCTTTGTGCGGCGATGTCCGCGCATGTCGTGGGGCGGCTGGACGGCTGCGGTTGCCGTCCGCTGGCCATGTGGCGGAGTGCCATGGGCGACCACTGGACGATCTCGGACAAAACCCTCTGGCTGGTCAACGTGCGGAGCCATAGCAAAGCCTTCAGGAAGGTCCGACGGACCAAGTCCCTCACGGAGGCACTCAATGCATATTCGCTCACGGCGACGCATCACGTACGCCGCCCTGGCCGGCGTGCTGGCGCTCGGCGGAACGGGGCTCACCATAGGGGTTGCGACGGCGCAGCTCGAGAACGACGACCCTGACGTGGCCATGGTGAAGGAGGCGGCAGCCAAGAAGAGCGACTCTCTCATGGCCACCACCTCCGAGGACGCCGACTCGGAGGAGATCAGCGTCGCCGACGAGGCCGACGACCCCGCCGAGTCGGACGAGAGCGGCGACGCGACCGCGATGACCGATGAGGACGACACCACCACCGAGACCGACGACGACACCAGCACCGACACCAGCACCGACACCAGCACCGACACCAGCACCGACACCGAGTCCGGCACCGAGTCCGACGTCGAGCAGGCCGACGGCACCGAGGTGACGGACAAGACCGACACCGGCGACGAGACCACGGAGCCGGACGACACCGAGACGACCGACGACACCGAGACCGACGCGGACGACGCCGGGGTCGGCTCCGACGAGATCGAGGAGGGCACCGAGGAGACGGCGACCGGCGAGGAGGCCGTCACCGAGCTCACCGAGGAGCAGGCCCGCTGCCCGTTCACCACGCTCTACAAGGGCAGCGTCAAGCA
The nucleotide sequence above comes from Nonomuraea gerenzanensis. Encoded proteins:
- a CDS encoding DinB family protein, which codes for MTDPATRDILLTFEHARSRLFGRLEGLTDAEYHWEPVSDCVGLRPGDDGVFRVDAVFPESSPDAPDPVTTIAWRIWHIGNLCLRGYVIYFFDDAPEFGDRDAWPGTAKEGLQALAEDWEHFTSRLAALDDERLLAPIGMGPAESTYTYLKLALHALVEVSHHGGEIGLLRDLYIRQGV